One Archangium violaceum genomic window, CGTCTATCTCTTCTCCGGCCGTCTCTTCGTTCGCGGCATCGCAGCCGGCGCCGTCAAGGGCTGAGGACCTGGCAATGCATGGAGTCAGACTCGAATCCGTCCGCAAGGCATATGGTTCGCAGGTCATCATCGATGACATCGATCTGCAGATCGAGGACGGCGAATTCCTGGTGTTGCTCGGGCCGTCGGGCTGCGGCAAGTCCACGCTGCTCAACATGATCGCGGGCCTCGAGCCGGTGACGAGCGGCCGTATCCTCATTGGCGGCCGAGACGTGACGGGGCTCGAGCCAGACGAGCGCGACATCGCCATGGTGTTCCAGTCCTATGCGCTCTACCCGACCATGTCGGTGCGCAAGAACATCAGCTTCGGCTTGAAGATGCGCGGGACGCCCAAGGAGGAGATGGACCGAAAGGTCGATGACGTGGCACGCCTGCTGCGCATCGAGCACCTCCTGGATCGTCGGCCGGCCAATCTGTCCGGAGGCCAGCAGCAGCGTGTCGCCATCGGCCGCGCGTTGGTACGCGAACCGTCGGTCTTCCTCTTCGACGAGCCGCTCAGCAACCTCGACGCCAAGCTGCGCGCCGACATGCGTGTCGAGCTCAAGAAGCTGCATGAGCGGGTCGGCCGCACCATGGTCTATGTCACGCATGACCAGATCGAGGCGATGACGATGGCCACGCGCATCGTCGTGCTCGACCAGGGCCGCATCCAGCAATGCGACAGGCCGGAGGTCATCTACGAGCAACCCGCCAACCGCTTCGTCGCATCCTTCGTCGGCGCACCGACCATGAACTTCCTCGACGGGCGCCTGACCCGGAGCGGCGATTGCCCGGCGATTGCCTGCCACGACGCGGTCATCCCCCTGCCCGGGCTGGACAGCGCTTCGGAGCTGAAGGAGGGACGCCCCATCGTGTTGGGCCTGCGGCCCGAGCACGTTCAGCGCGCCGAGAGGGGCGGCGCCGGCACGATTCAGGCAGTGCCTCTGATGTCGGAGCCGACGGGCCCCGACATGTTCGTGCGGATGACGCTCGGCGGTAACGAGATCACGGCCCGCCTGTCGACCGACGAGAAGGTCGAACGCAATGCGCCACTCCCCATCCGGATCGATGGCCGGCGGGTCTCTCTTTTCTCGCCGGACAACGGTCGTCGGCTGATCTCGTGAAGTCTCCGCGGCCTGCCTGCCGCTCCGGGCAGGCCGCGTGAGCAGCTCAGGAGCGACGAGCGCCAGGGCAAGCCCCGCGCTCTGACGGACAGCCAGGCGCGAAGCTCTGACGCGGGGTCACGCGAGGAGCACCGCCAGCAGCGGCTCGAGCGGACCGTCTTCCACAACCCTCATCATTGGCGAACACCACCAACCCAGGACGGGTTTGGTGGTGTTTGTGCTTCCCGCGGTCGTTCCTCCTTCGCTTTTTCTCATACATATCCATGAACATGGAAAAACCGTATTCGCTTGCATCTCAGAATTGATTGGTGTACCAGAAGAATCAGCGGAGCCCTGAGTCACCCCGACAGTCGTGCTCATCTCCACCCCTCTGATTCCCGCCTGAACCTCCAACACGATCCTCTCCAGGGACCGAGCGCTTCCAGCAGAAACGGTGTCTTCGGACACCGTCTGAAAGGCTGGCACCTCGATAGTCATCTCGTCATGGCTTCTGGAAGCGCTGGAGGCAAGTGGGGAGCAGACAGTCGTTCGTCGTTCGCGCAGTCAACCCCGAGGAGGAAGTGATGTTCTTGCGTTCTCTCAAATCAGCTGTGACGCAGGCTCTCTGTCTGACGGTAGCGGTTGCCGCCCCCGCGCAAGCCATTGCCGCAACGCACAACAAGCCAGCGCGCCCCCTGGCCGTGGCTCTCGCTGGAGAGTCCACCTATACGCAGCGGTTCCTCGAGCAGTACAACAAGATCAAGGACCCGGCGAACGGGTACTTCAGTCCCAAGGGCGTGCCCTATCACTCCGTCGAGACCCTGATGGTCGAGGCTCCGGACCATGGGCACGAGACCACCTCGGAGGCCTACAGCTACTGGCTGTGGCTGGAGGCGGAGTATGGCCATGTGACGGGCGACTGGGCGCCCTTCAACGCCGCCTGGGCCAACATGGAGAAGTACATCATCCCGTCCCAGGCGGATCAGCCGACCAACTCGTTCTACCAGGCGAGCAAGCCGGCCACGTATGCCGGTGAGTGGGATCTGCCGAGCCAGTACCCTTCCCCGCTGCGCGCGGATGTGGCGGTCGGAAGCGATCCCATCGCGGGTGAGCTGAAGGCCACGTATGGCACCAGCGACATCTATGGCATGCACTGGTTGCTGGACGTGGACAACTGGTATGGCTACGGCCGGTGCGGAGATGGCACGACCTCTCCGTCGTACATCAACACCTTCCAGCGCGGCTCACAGGAGTCCGTGTGGGAGACGGTTCCGCATCCCTCGTGCGATACCTTCACCTGGGGCAAGCCGGGACAGGGCTTCATGAGCCTCTTCACGGGAGACGCCAACTACTCCCGCCAGTGGCGCTACACCAACGCGCCGGACGCGGATGCCCGCGCCGTTCAGGCCGCGTACTGGGCCTACACCTGGGCGAAGGAGCAGGGCAAGGAGAGCCAGGTCGCTGACGTGATGAAGAAGGCGGCCAAGATGGGCGACTATCTCCGCTACGCGATGTTCGACAAGTACTTCAAGCGTATCGGACAGTGCATTGGAGAGACCGCCTGCCCCGCGGGCACTGGCAAGGACAGCATGCATTACCTGCTGTCGTGGTAC contains:
- a CDS encoding ABC transporter ATP-binding protein — its product is MHGVRLESVRKAYGSQVIIDDIDLQIEDGEFLVLLGPSGCGKSTLLNMIAGLEPVTSGRILIGGRDVTGLEPDERDIAMVFQSYALYPTMSVRKNISFGLKMRGTPKEEMDRKVDDVARLLRIEHLLDRRPANLSGGQQQRVAIGRALVREPSVFLFDEPLSNLDAKLRADMRVELKKLHERVGRTMVYVTHDQIEAMTMATRIVVLDQGRIQQCDRPEVIYEQPANRFVASFVGAPTMNFLDGRLTRSGDCPAIACHDAVIPLPGLDSASELKEGRPIVLGLRPEHVQRAERGGAGTIQAVPLMSEPTGPDMFVRMTLGGNEITARLSTDEKVERNAPLPIRIDGRRVSLFSPDNGRRLIS